The genomic interval GAAAGGGAATGCAGTAAATAACTGAAATATAAACTAAATTGCCTCTCTATATAAAAATACTCCTACTTTCATTTAAAGTCTATTTCTCTACTAGTGCTCTACTTAGTCTGTTTCTTTCTGATTGTCTCTGCTGGTGGGATAAACAGGTCCCTTGAACATTATTTTCTACATGTGAAAACTGTGAAACTTGTGGAGACTTTTGAAAAAACAAGTTGCATAAATGTCCATTCAGATAATACTTCCAAGTGTTGGAATCCAAGGAAAGCAAATGGACTTTAATCATGAAAAATCTATACAGCTTTGCTTAAATATCACgtcattcagtttaaaaaaataatctccaTGATGACTTTCCCCGCTGATCAATGTTAGCTCTCATTTTTAAGACAGTCGTCCATTTATAATAAATTATAATACACATTCCAGTTCCATTGtaatacattaaaatgtaaagaatatTCTATATACAACATTTTGCAATGAAGCAATCTGGTGCATTGGCTACATATTGCAGGGCAGTAGTTGGCTGTATGTCTGAGATTGCAATCTTTAGGAGATGAGTGGACCTTGCTCCCCTGTGACTGTCGTCACCTCAGATGTGAGACTCTCCGGTGTCATGGCTGCTCTTGGATgcctgaggacagagacagagactgatcAGTCCTGACAGACACTCTCAGACCTTTAAATATGAGGTATGGATGATTACTGGATTAATggatgatgacatttttttgatttattttaacacttttattGGGTACAGGATTAATTAAAATATAACTTATTATCAGTATTGATAATAAATGAAGCCTACAAATTGAGCCAAATAGATTTTACATTGTTTGACCAAAAGAGACACTgcaaatagaaataaatatttaccgGCGCTTTGCTGGAGTTGGAGGAGCTGAACTCTGAGTATGTCTTCTTCCTGGGTGCACAGCATTTTGACAGGATGTTTCCATACTCCTCCCTCACCTAAGCACAGAATAAAACATGAGTATTGCCCTCAGAAAAAGTAGCCGTTTGTGATTCAGATTTAGAGGATTGTGACCGACCTGTTTAGAAAAGAGACAGTGCATGACGAAGAGCATGACCCCCTGAAAGCTGCCAAAGATGGTAAACAGGTAGGACATTACAATGGTGCCCTCCTCAAACTGGAAACATCCAAAGATCCACATGGTgcccaacacacacagctgagccACTGCAGTAATGGTGAAAACCCTGCAGGGGGCAACAAAGACACTCAGGGGTCAATTCTCATGCACTCATACTGGAATAGAAATTGTAGTGTTCCAGACATCAAATATATGATCACAAATACAcaggctgcatggtggtgcagtggttagtgctgttgcctcaaaGCAATAaagttcctggttcaaatcccttgTCTTACagtgaatgtgtgcatgttctCCTTGTGCATGTGTAGGTTCCTTCTGGCTCCTCCGGCTTCCACCCACAGTCCAAAGATATGCTTTTTAGgataattggtgactctaaattgccagTAGGTGAATGTTAGAATGAATGTTcgtttgtctctgtgtcagccctgtgactgACTGGCAATCAGTCAAGGGAGTACCCTGCCTCTTGCCCAGTAACAGCTGGATGAATGTCTATATACACAGTCTGTAGTCCTGCAAGAACTCACTTTATTTTCTGCAGATTGTCCAGGTCAGGGTTTAAACTTGAGAACTTCTGTGCCAATTTCCACACAGTcatgagaaagaagaaaatgtttatctgaaaggCAAAGgagaggctttaaaaaagcaATGATCACAGTTTAGAgcattttcacatcaataattaTGTTCATACTCACAATGATGATGACACAGGCGGGGCCAAAGAAACTCCAAATGAAATCCAGCTTCAACCAGCAACTGCAATAACAATTTAGATTTAATTAAACGGACTAACAACGTAAGCTCGGGTTCaggtaacatttttaaatggaaataacATTAGCATCAGTAGAGGGAACTCACTGTCTATCAGTGCCGTATCCCTTGGCGTTAACTAAGGCAGAGATAGCGACGATTACAGCTGGGACTCCATAGCCACCTGCCATCATGTAGAGGGTTTTGAAGTTGGTGTTAAAGACCAGGATTACCATCCTGAAGAGTTGTATGCCCTCCAGGCACATCCAGCAAAATGCAGCCAGGAAGAAGAAATGCAGCAACCCGGCAACCACTGCACAGCCAACCTTGGACAGGGACGAGAAAGAGGAGAATGATTATGACTAGTAAGAAAAGTGCAGAGATTACAGAGAAATATGGTGTATAGAATAGATATAACTACTTATTCAATCAACTATATAAGTTTTAAGCACCCAGATATGTCACTTAGCAGCTTACTGTTGCTCCATAAACTTCACTGTTGATTCAAAGGTTTCAGAAATGTTCTGTGTTGATCTTGGCaatgcagacattttaaatgttacgTCAGTAATTACCGGGTTTTCTGTACGAGAGATGCCTACGAGGAAAATGAGGTTGGCAATGAAGAGACTGATGCATAGGTGAAGGTGGATGGTTGTTCTGGGGCTGTGGATGGAGCGTATAAACCAGAACGTCAGGATGCAGATGAAGAGGCAGATAAGTGACAGGGAAAGACCCACCCATGAGATCAGCTCTAACTCAAACCTGTCCtgttcaaagacacacagagagagaagggttacattacaaaaaacagaaaatgactttACACGCTGTTGTGCctcaaggttgtttttttaagattttgaacCTTCAAGTCATAAAGTGCCATGAGCACAGCAAAGCTGCTCAGATGGTTGCAGGAGCACACAGTGTATTCAGGATTGGACTCCACCACACTGCAGCCACGAGCAGACCACGTCCCCCCTTCCTCTGAGGAGTTCCAGAACACACACGCGTGGGTTTGGTTTCTCTGTGAAACAACATCGAGTTAGTAAACATGATAAAAGTCTTATCTTCAGGCATGAATATATTATTATCCTTGATAGAAAATGATGTAATGCTACCTTTTCCAGGTGGTTAAAGGTTAACTTGATAGGCTCTTGGAGatggcttgtgtttgtgttgctgacaGAAACAGTCACTACTTTAGAGTTGATCTTAAAACGTTCCTTTCCTTTTGGTTTCATTCCACTGTAGAAACCCTCTGCAGAGCCTTCCAGGTTTGCATAGCTTAGCAGGGACACTGCTGTAAAGCCTTTCACAAAGCACAGGAAGGGGAAACATTTAATGTACATTCA from Labrus mixtus chromosome 20, fLabMix1.1, whole genome shotgun sequence carries:
- the LOC132953882 gene encoding adhesion G protein-coupled receptor E2 isoform X2, whose protein sequence is MLDNKCIDIDECVDIDGNPGSGPCEMYSTCVNTEGSYSCECFDGFSSKSSTQCADINECSTQKDICGPNAECKNTIPHYSCTCKEGFISTAGRKTFGHIDKDTCTDVDECKVDKVCDQNATCNNTLGSYHCFCNPGFGLTSGQSYYTGTQGQCEDICKVDKTICGNGTCHRGANGHHCACHAGFTNYGNNGSRCTALNCDVYKDTSYLRATFPVAHDLVVQLNKSCLELTESEDSTELDGEELLKRLLSVIDNLLSGETFSDNRKVSIFLDLVENTLKLIGPFMKPPGTKISSTHTELQLLLHKGADLPQGAVVLSSMQAQLDMQMETAAGDPSSYPGFTAVSLLSYANLEGSAEGFYSGMKPKGKERFKINSKVVTVSVSNTNTSHLQEPIKLTFNHLEKRNQTHACVFWNSSEEGGTWSARGCSVVESNPEYTVCSCNHLSSFAVLMALYDLKDRFELELISWVGLSLSLICLFICILTFWFIRSIHSPRTTIHLHLCISLFIANLIFLVGISRTENPVGCAVVAGLLHFFFLAAFCWMCLEGIQLFRMVILVFNTNFKTLYMMAGGYGVPAVIVAISALVNAKGYGTDRHCWLKLDFIWSFFGPACVIIIINIFFFLMTVWKLAQKFSSLNPDLDNLQKIKVFTITAVAQLCVLGTMWIFGCFQFEEGTIVMSYLFTIFGSFQGVMLFVMHCLFSKQVREEYGNILSKCCAPRKKTYSEFSSSNSSKAPASKSSHDTGESHI
- the LOC132953882 gene encoding adhesion G protein-coupled receptor E2 isoform X1, coding for MAVRWNLLILALHLSLPVVLSCQPGFIMLDNKCIDIDECVDIDGNPGSGPCEMYSTCVNTEGSYSCECFDGFSSKSSTQCADINECSTQKDICGPNAECKNTIPHYSCTCKEGFISTAGRKTFGHIDKDTCTDVDECKVDKVCDQNATCNNTLGSYHCFCNPGFGLTSGQSYYTGTQGQCEDICKVDKTICGNGTCHRGANGHHCACHAGFTNYGNNGSRCTALNCDVYKDTSYLRATFPVAHDLVVQLNKSCLELTESEDSTELDGEELLKRLLSVIDNLLSGETFSDNRKVSIFLDLVENTLKLIGPFMKPPGTKISSTHTELQLLLHKGADLPQGAVVLSSMQAQLDMQMETAAGDPSSYPGFTAVSLLSYANLEGSAEGFYSGMKPKGKERFKINSKVVTVSVSNTNTSHLQEPIKLTFNHLEKRNQTHACVFWNSSEEGGTWSARGCSVVESNPEYTVCSCNHLSSFAVLMALYDLKDRFELELISWVGLSLSLICLFICILTFWFIRSIHSPRTTIHLHLCISLFIANLIFLVGISRTENPVGCAVVAGLLHFFFLAAFCWMCLEGIQLFRMVILVFNTNFKTLYMMAGGYGVPAVIVAISALVNAKGYGTDRHCWLKLDFIWSFFGPACVIIIINIFFFLMTVWKLAQKFSSLNPDLDNLQKIKVFTITAVAQLCVLGTMWIFGCFQFEEGTIVMSYLFTIFGSFQGVMLFVMHCLFSKQVREEYGNILSKCCAPRKKTYSEFSSSNSSKAPASKSSHDTGESHI